Genomic DNA from Acipenser ruthenus chromosome 41, fAciRut3.2 maternal haplotype, whole genome shotgun sequence:
GACTACATACAACATcacacatttaaaagaaaagtctTCAGGTACCATATTTTCTACTATACTGTGTAGACTAACGACTGTACAGGACCACAGAGCAACAAAGAAATGATAAAAAATCAAATATAAAGTAATAggccttgtgacagaaatataatgagttctggttgtaaatctccctctcgacctgtgagggcgctaagtagcgaaagggaaaggctttggacaggttggtctgacagttcattccctgggtcgggaagtcagtcagcctggaaaaaggcaagactccggtgagggaacgtattgacctggaaggtaaaggaggtagcagctgcaggcaatagagtcagctgcaatcgtttagcaaggggtcatgcataatcgcataaaaggggccggagaattgtaaatcttttccttcgcttgggtttcagagagacgaggagactggaaggaccgagAGATTTCCACAAattaaaaagataaagaaaatagttcatgagtgttttgtttgtttttgtctgtttagtaagtgtctgtgtttttgttacattgcactagacggctaaacaccaATCCGGAGCTGTCCCCAGGAGCCAGCACAAAGCCGGgtcaccacagcacttgtttcactactatagcacgtattatattgtacttcaccacaagcactgagagcactcactttggacctgtgatcctgtgtgtgtctaattgtgtgtgttttgtaccgtgtttattgtttgcaggactgcaaccctttttcattactgtgtaatacacattgctgtgtactgccagctcattattatttgctggctggtcatcagaccattggatttataaaataaaacaaaccatttcacccgtactttgttgtctgtttattCTTGGAATTCCTGCATCCGCaccgcacctgctatacacctgctaccaattaccactttgccacaggaacatatgaaattaaattaatacaatgCATCTtgagtgtttcattttcattattcATGTCCATGTTTAAGtttttaaatatcaatatatGATGCTAATTTGCTATGAGTCCTAATGCTGCTCATCTGTTCATTATTCCTGCCACCGATGAGAGTGAACAGCAGAGTGATCAGAGTTACAGATTTGATCAAGACAGACAGGGTCATATTTACTGTTATTAATGAAGAGAAGATACAAAGCAACTTTAAAATATGAATaactgaacaaaaacacattttataaattaaatagaAACAGAGATGTATTGTACATTTTGAATTTCACTAAAGTCTGCTGTAATATCAAGGCCTAGGGTGATTTTACACTTGGCAGTTATTGCTAGCAATACTTACTGGCAATAATCGCCAGCACACACATTGCTACTGAATTCAGTGGCAGTTTGCATGAAGACCGTTATACACATTTTGTATGTAAACTTATAATTAACTGTAGCGCCTAGTtgctttaaatacaaataaaatcagtGTCACATAGAACTAatcattaattatttaattacagaGTTTCCAGGGAAACATTCAGCTACATACTGGAATCAGACCACTTATCGAAAAGGGCACTGTGACAGGGTCAGCCTATTTCCCCAGAATGCAGACTTGGCATAACATTATACCGTCTTGCAAGAGGCAGTTATTTCTACACATTATCTCAGTTGACAGGACATGGGCTTTCCACATGCCAAGAAATTGTTGGAGATGTTACACAGGCAATTGTGGATGtcatgtgggcagcagtgtggagtagtggttagggatctggactcttgaccggagggttgtgggttcaatccccggtgggggacactgctgttgtacccttgagcaaggtactttacctagattgctccagtaaaaacccaactgtataaatgggtaattgtatgtaaaaaaaatatgtgatatctgtataatgtgaaataatgtatactgtgatatcttgtaacaattgtaaatcgtccaagggtgtctgctaagaaataaataataataataataataaatgtgggATGAGTGTGTTGGGAAGCATTTCCAAAAATGTGAAGAAAGCTTTAAGGAAAAAATTGTAGACGTGGAAGAACTGTGGCAATTTCCATATTCTTGGGCAGCAATAGATGGCTGCCACATGCCAATCAAATGTCCACCAGGAACTTAAAAAACGTCTCCTCAATTGTATTAATGGCTATGGTAGATGCCAAAGGCAGATTCATTTGGGGGTCCTGTGGATTTCCTGGAAATTCTCATGACTCTGATTTTTCAGTGCACACAGCTTTACAGTGATTTAAAGGAAAGCAACAGTGTTCCATTGATTGCTCATGAACTGGACGGAGTTTGTAATCCTGCCTTGTATCCTTGGCGACTCTGCATTTGTACTGCAGTCATGGCTGACAAAACCATTCACAAATGCTGTGTTGAGTCCTAAACAGGGGTATTTCAATTACTGTCTAAACAGAGCACGCATGGTAACAGAGTGTGCCTATGGCCAGCTCAAGGTCAAAGTCAGATAGTTCACCTGAAACAGTCACAAGGTATACTCTGGCTTATATGGTTCTGCATTATTTGATTTGAACGAGGAGATGCGATTTCAAGAAAACTGGatatgtcataagaacataagaaagtttacaaacaagaggaggccattcggcccatcttgctcgtttggttgttagtagcttattgatcccagaatctcatcaagcagcttcttgaaggatcccagggtgtcagcttcaacaacattactggggagttggttccagaccctcacaattctaaaTAAAATCGCATCGTAGTCGAAGTCGGCcctctagaaagggggcagagctatggtacactaaatcattgacccggaagggaaacgatgtggcatccacggattggaggagcagatgcgctcgttaaccaaggggtcatggttgacggtatataaggggacatagtgatgtgatctgttcttttgtgaatggttaaactaaacaaccaaaagaaaaaactgtGCTGTggaaatcgtgagtgtttgtttgttttgtcgtgtctaaatactgtttgtttgtgatttattagacggctatcacgatccggagctgtcgccacaggccagcactaaacacgaacaacactgcacttgtttatGATAAATTGCAgctgcaccacgagcactacagcactcactttacccttgtgaccgtgtttgtgttcactgtgtgtgtttaaataccgtggttactgtttcgggactgaacccctggaTTTAACTGGGCAAGACACATCATTGTGTACTGCCAGTTCTCattattctttactgttgtcatcagactttggattataaataaaccatcatttcaccagtactttgttgtctgttctTGTTTTAAGCACTGCATCATCTCTACacttgcacactgcaaaccactttgccacacagcttTAGATAAGATTCAAAGCTTGGGCTGAAACATGTGAATAAATacaaagtcttgcacatagggcGCAAAAACAGCATGAATTGTAAcgaaatagaggaggctatgtATGAAAAGTACTTGGGGGtcgtagtggatgaatctcttaagaagctataaaaaaggcaaatataatgttaggttatatattcaagacagttgaattcaaatcaagagaagctatattaattatgcaatgcactggtacgaccacacctagaatagtgtgtccagttctggtcccctTATCAttagaaagacattgaggcattggagagagtacagagagcaacacgattaattccaggactgaagggcatgtcatatgaagagagactgaaagagctgaatctgtagagCCTAGgaagaaggagagccagaggggacTTAAGAGGTATTTACACCTTTTTACACCTTAATTGTGACAAGACTGATGTAATGTTGTTAGGTACTCCCCGCCAGCTAGgaataaccaatgctttaaatctgACTGTTGATGGAACCATGCTTGAGTTCAGATCTAAAATTTAACTTTTGAATCGCATGTGCTGAATAttgtcaaggtttcttttttttcaccttagaaatattgccagactgcgtcccatgctttctctacctgcagctgaaaaactgattcatgcttttgttttctccaggatcgattactgtaacgtcctgctcgctggggtgtctaatagcatcctaactaaaattcaatttgttcaaaactctgcagccagaattttgtctcggtcccgctcaagagatcacatcactcctgtcttggaggccttgcagtggctgcctatcaggtttagaattgattttaaaatttatttttataaaagttGCAgctacagtagctcccacacgctcggtgcattacaatggtgtcacacgatgatacagtagctcccacacgctctgtacattacaatggtgtcacacgatgatacagtagctcccacacgctctgtacattacaatggtgtcacacgatgatacagtagctcccacacactctgtacattacaatggtgtcacacgatgatacagtagctcccacatgctctgtacattacaatggtgtcacacgatgatacagtagctcccacacgctctgtacattacaatggtgtcacacgatgatacagtagctcccgcacgctcggtgcattacaatggtgtcacacgatgatacagtagctcccgcacgctctgtacattacaatggtgtcacacgatgatacagtagctcccacacgctctgtacattacaatggtgtcacacgatgatacagtagctcccacacactctgtacattacaatggtgtcacacgatgatacagtagctcccacacactctgtacattacaatggtgtcacacgatgatacagtagctcccgcacgctcggtgcattacaatggtgtcacacgatgatacagtagctcccgcacgctctgtacattacaatggtgtcacacgatgatacagtagctcccacacgctctgtacattacaatggtgtcacacgatgatacagtagctcccacacactctgtacattacaatggtgtcacacgatgatacagaagctcccacacactctgtacattacaatggtgtcacacgatgatacagtagctcccacacgctcggtgcattacaatggtgtcacacgatgatacagtagctcccacacactctgtacattacaatggtgtcacacgatgatacagtagctcccacacactctgtacattacaatggtgtcacacgatgatacagtagctcccacacgctcggtgcattacaatggtgtcacacgatgatacagtagctcccacacactctgtacattacaatggtgtcacacgatgatacagtagctcccacacactctgtacattacaatggtgtcacacgatgatacagtagctcccacacgctcggtgcattacaatggtgtcacacgatgatacagtagctcccacacactctgtacattacaatggtgtcacacgatgatacagtagctcccacacgctcggtgcattacaatggtgtcacacgatgatacagtagctcccacacactctgtacattacaatggtgtcacacgatgatacagtagctcccacacgctcggtgcattaaaatggtgtcacacgatgatacagtagctcccacacactctgtacattacaatggtgtcacacgatgatacagtagctcccacacactcggtgcattacaatggtgtcacacgatgacagtcagtattattattattattattattattattattattattatttacttcttagcagacgcccttatccagggcgacttacaattgttacaagatatcacattattttacatacaattacccatttatacagttgggtttttactggatcaatttaggtaaagtacctcaagggtacaacagcagtgtccccaccggggattgaacccacaaccctctggtcaagagtccagagccctaaccactactccacactgctgccccgtatcTTCCTCTCTGTCACATGAACAAAAAAAGACATAGACAAATAGTCGTATgttacttcaaagctgatttcatgaagcacagctcgataaaacagctactaatcaaaaggtaaactttttttattatcaatcctcattgaaaagaaaacaaaagttacacacagattgttttaaattcattctGGATGTTTCCAGTACAAGCCAAAGATGGCCACTGCTTGCATTCAAAcaggctgtaaattacatttagcAACTGcatcacatcaaatatattttatctgtGTAATATAATGACATTAAAGCAACCAACCTAATATGTTGTGTAGTAATAACTCCTCGATGATCGACCCCGAGGGAAAAAACAGCAATCCAGattgatagattttttttaaacatttttaataatgtttttaatcatGACGTGCCAAGTACGTCCGTATCGCAAAAGaggttaatgttaaaatataacgtAATTGATTTGTAGAGTCAGTGTGATACATCGaaaaaaaaatgcgctgagccgataaagaaccttggaGAACTGTGGTTGTGCCGTAGTTCAAagaaacattgcagttaaaatggaaggattttttttaatgcctgcCCATTACCatcaaagattgtacagtatttatcgagattactcaggacttcatggtaatgttgcattttacccactgaaaatacattttactctcagtgttaaaattagagggtaagttactcctagaccccaaaccttatctggagcgctgatgtAAGGTAATGTTTCTTTCTGAATGAACATGGTCCTTAGGGTTTGTCTCCGGTGTGAATTCACTGGTGTGTTTGAAGATGTCCTAACTtgttgaaactcttcccacagtcagagcactgatacaatttctctcctgtgtgagtttgctggtgtgttttttgAGGTTACTTAACTGACTAAaacacttcccacagtcagagcagcgatacggtttctctcttgtatgaattcgctggtgtttattCAGGGAGTCTGCatgcctgaaactcttcccacagtcagagcagaaatatggtttctctcctgtatgaattcgctggtgtgttttcagttttcctgaaactctgaaactcttcccacagtcagagcagcgatatggtttctctcctgtgtgaattttatggtgtgttttcaggtttcctaacaGACTGAAtcttttcccacagtcagagcagctatacggtttctctcctgtgtgaattcgctggtgtgttttcagttttcctgaatttctgaaactcttcccacagtcagagcagcaatacggtttctctcctgtgtgaattcgctcatgttttgtcagggttcctctttctctgaaactcttcccacaatcagagcagcaatatggtttctcttCTGTGTGAGTTAACTGGTGTGTTTTCATGTTacttaactgactgaaactcttcccacagtcagagcagcaatacggtttctctcctgtatgaattcgctggtgtattttcagtgttcctgaatttctgaaactcttcccacagtcagagcagctatacggtttctctcctgtgtgaatttgctggtgtgattTCAGGTGTCCTAACAGACTAaaattcttcccacagtcagagcagcaatatggtttctctcctgtgtgaattcgctggtgtgttttcagtttttctgaaactctgaaactcttcccacagtcagagcagcaatacggtttctctcctgtatgaattctctggtgtgttttcagttttcctgaatttctgaaactcttcccacagtcagagcagcaatacagtttctctcctgtgtgaatttgctggtgtgctttcaggggcCCTGATTGACTGAAACTCttaccacagtcagagcagcaatacggtttctctcctgtgtgaattcgctcgtGATTTCTCAGGGTTCCACTTTCcctgaaacttttcccacagtcagagcagcgatatgttttctctcctgtgtgaatttgctggtgtgttttcaggtttcctaagcgattgaaactcttcccacagtgagagcagcaatacggtttctctcctgtgtgaattcgctcgtGATTTCTCAGGGTTCCACTTtcgctgaaactcttcccacagtgagagcagcgatacggtttctctcctgtgtgaattagctggtgtATTTTTAAACgtcctaactgggtgaaaccttttccacagtcaggatattctccaccgcctgccctcgctttagctgctggactggaacctggaaaatatgaacaggaaagaaagtaagaggggctGCTTGTAGGCTTCGGGCGTGTGGCtgggtggaggagtggattaaagcaggggttcccaattttttttacctgaggcccacctgttctgCTGCAtcaggcactgcggcccactattagcactcctggggaaaatgtcaaattaaaaacattttctatgtttaaacctgtaacattataaataaagctaatctaaactgtcctttattcatttgaataaataatgtgacagatggaaatcacatagaatatgcacagaGTTAAAAattcaaactcctgcagctgccttttcttttctttatattttgcaaaacatattctttggtagcggattcgacatattgtaatgttatgaatactgaacacactttttacatctgccagcagagcgatcacatgacctcaacaccaccctattgtcagagctctcgctctacatcccgcctacaggaaggcaatctgttagctctgatttgtgaatttctgctttgattgacagtccgccgatactcccttgctacactttatttttctataattacAGCTGCTGCCGATGCCTGCTTATcgttattaatagaaaaaaacacatagaatgtcattgcacCCGCGGCCTGAAGGTGGTGCTGTTTGGAACCCCTGGATTAAAGTGTGTGCATTTTAGCTGTGGGGTTTGCTCTGggttacaccagtttaaaaatacaaagttaaacttaaagcctttctgtgtgaaagcaaagtcagtaaagactgatgctggtgaaaccgagccctgggatcaaaatctgactgtgaagttctcctgtaatgtttcaggtctatttcctctaacacaTGCTACAATTTCTCATCGAGGCATTTTATGACTTTTCTATCTTGGATTATGTACAGATGCATACATAGAACTGTAGTGTAATGTAGTATAATCTGTCAATGATGTGCTTGGAGACTGGAACGGCTCCCTCCCTCTCGCTGTTTGGAATCATCTTGTTTATTGTTGTACAGATATACATCACGGtgcattagaaatgtgcagctccatgccatagcattacattacacatgcagggtttatgtgttttgttaattcaattctctccatttatcattcctataattgaatcccaacacagtgggttacaggactccagtatacagacagaaacacaagcagtttattttatacagttacacagactgtaaatgcATCAGCAACCTACATTACAGACAAAAGTTTAGAAACACCTAGAATTTGaggattgagacaaaaataaataaatacacacaatataatgtgacatttcgaaatctaacaggaaatactgTGATACTATTCTGGCTTCTGGTAGAATTTTGCAATATGTCATTTCTTTGTTTACATGATGCTTAATAAAAGGTCTAaatgatgtttatatattttttattatgcctcaatcctacaattgtaggagatgcaaagcttttgtccatagctgtagagccctgtctaatccagcccctctacaaaccaGCATTCTAATTCGGTATGATTTTGGGGTCCTgatcaaatccctattgaaatgaatggtgtgatcccctctacaatccagagCCTGGCTATTCTGGAATCTGTCTGCCTAAAATCAATGTATATCTGACTACAGCATCGACTCATGTgatttttcatttctttgtttaCAACTAGTCTGtgaaacaaatcaaatacaaatcGAGTAACCAATAGAATTAAAGATAAGCATCACCCCATTAAGACCTGAATAGGAGACTCTCTTCTTAACAATGCATCTTATAAAAGAACATAGATTTCAGTTTTAACCCTTTAAACACtacaaacatgaaatactgtactactattctggcttccggtagacttttgcaatataatgaatggtgtgatcccctctacagtCCAGAGCCTGGCTATTCTGGAATCTGTCCCTTCTGCCTGATGTTGTGTATACACTACCATGTCCAGCCGGCACCATTCTGAATTGTGCAGTTGTTGAAcagcaaatacatttctaatCGTCCACACAGCGAGCGAACTCTTGAAAGAAAAGCTGAACAAAACACCAACTCAAAAGAGCTAACAGTGAGAGACCCTGAATGCAGCAGAAAGCATCTGAATcctcatgcaggtacagtacgagcacgtgaaggtctttctatgggaatgggttaaacaggcttgtgataacaggtgaagagtttgctgaagcattactgtgtttattacactgtgtatgtacagtaacacaGCCATTTAATGTTCaaatagttttgtcattttacctttaggtcagtattcaatgttttacagtaactctCTAATCCTGCACCACTTTCCAGTCCCAAGCGATGCCAgattggacaggttttaaagTATTCTAACCAata
This window encodes:
- the LOC131709116 gene encoding LOW QUALITY PROTEIN: gastrula zinc finger protein XlCGF57.1-like (The sequence of the model RefSeq protein was modified relative to this genomic sequence to represent the inferred CDS: deleted 2 bases in 1 codon), with translation MDSVKMESVQIKEEFPELELVPIRVEFSGLASLPIKQELCEMQCESSQPEVSDIKAEHNELEIPQTEEPLPVKQEEVLETVRIKQEPPEVEFEHMEPGKEESKDFKPNTPELEPVRLRECSVVLERICVREQGAGEEGSPNSTQGGGKEDGRSHSECSLAGSSPAAKARAGGGEYPDCGKGFTQLGRLKIHQLIHTGEKPYRCSHCGKSFSESGTLRNHERIHTGEKPYCCSHCGKSFNRLGNLKTHQQIHTGEKTYRCSDCGKSFRESGTLRNHERIHTGEKPYCCSDCGKSFSQSGPLKAHQQIHTGEKLYCCSDCGKSFRNSGKLKTHQRIHTGEKPYCCSDCGKSFRVSEKLKTHQRIHTGEKPYCCSDCGKNFSLLGHLKSHQQIHTGEKPYSCSDCGKSFRNSGTLKIHQRIHTGEKPYCCSDCGKSFSQLSNMKTHQLTHTEEKPYCCSDCGKSFRERGTLTKHERIHTGEKPYCCSDCGKSFRNSGKLKTHQRIHTGEKPYSCSDCGKRFSLLGNLKTHHKIHTGEKPYRCSDCGKSFRVSGKLKTHQRIHTGEKPYFCSDCGKSFRHADSLNKHQRIHTREKPYRCSDCGKCFSQLSNLKTHQQTHTGEKLYQCSDCGKSFNKLGHLQTHQ